In a single window of the Chaetodon trifascialis isolate fChaTrf1 chromosome 19, fChaTrf1.hap1, whole genome shotgun sequence genome:
- the LOC139347852 gene encoding TOG array regulator of axonemal microtubules protein 2-like has protein sequence MKPAMTDTGDKTKDITINLQAANHENLEKLQPLRKPEVELSLSLQLLTSEDWTKKVKGLCIIRAVAQHHPHTLIPTLYPVCTSVSDEVRNPRSTVAVAAIDTLRYLYVYLRKNMDALVERTGVCLLQRIAQSNANDFIQQRVNMALQAMVQNCSSGRHLSVLNTGLNNLNRAVRTSAAQQLHLLADMMGVNAIFEADESFTHKFLTAVCKMCVDADPKVRSHGHDILRKMTVHKDLMMLFNGIMSDKYRWPMTKILRNTK, from the exons ATGAAGCCTGCAATGACTGACACCGGAGACAAGACAAAAGACATTACAATCAACCTGCAGGCAGCGAACCACGAGAACCTCGAGAAGCTGCAGCCGCTGCGTAAGCCTGAGGTGGAGCTGTCTCTCAGCTTGCAACTGCTCACCTCAGAAGACTG GACGAAGAAGGTGAAAGGACTGTGCATTATCCGAGCTGTGGCCCagcaccacccacacacactgataccCACACTGTATCCAGTTTGTACAAGTGTGAGTGACGAG GTTAGAAACCCTCGCTCTACAGTGGCCGTTGCAGCGATTGACACCCTCCGTTATCTGTATGTCTACCTGCGGAAGAATATGGACGCGCTGGTAGAAAGGACAGGTGTCTGCCTTCTGCAGAGGATTGCACAGTCCAATGCAAATGACTTCATTCAGCAGCGGGTCAACATGGCCCTGCAAGCCATGGTGCAGAACTGCAGCTCAGGTCGGCACCTGAGCGTGCTGAACACGGGACTGAA CAACCTAAACCGTGCAGTGAGGACCAGcgcagctcagcagctccacctgctggctGACATGATGGGAGTGAATGCCATCTTTGAAGCAGATGAGAGCTTCACCCACAAGttcctcactgctgtctgtaagATGTGTGTGGACGCTGACCCCAAAGTCAG GAGCCATGGACATGACATCCTCCGGAAAATGACCGTTCACAAGGACTTGATGATGCTGTTCAATGGCATCATGTCTGACAAATATCGATGGCCAATGACAAAGATCCTGAGAAACACCAAGTAG